The following proteins are co-located in the Nocardia bhagyanarayanae genome:
- a CDS encoding ATP-binding cassette domain-containing protein, with translation MNDYAVRAEGLRKRYGDKNALDGFELTVRRGTVHGLLGPNGAGKTTAVRILSTLIRLDDGHATVAGLDVVRQAREVRARIGLTGQYAAVDEVLTGRQNLEMFGRLFHLGGRRAKQRADELLERFDLVDAADRGVGKYSGGMRRRLDLAASMILAPDVLFLDEPTTGLDPRSRGEVWESVRALVADGTTVLLTTQYLEEADRLASRITVIDQGRAIADDTPDGLKNTVGGDLIEVVATEAADLPLVAKVVARVCTGEPDTDDAERRVYAPVTDRVAALTDVARTLQDEGIAVEDIGLRRPSLDDVFLQLTGHRTTAEEAA, from the coding sequence GTGAACGACTACGCGGTGCGGGCCGAGGGCTTGCGCAAGAGATACGGGGACAAGAACGCGCTCGACGGCTTCGAGCTGACCGTGCGACGCGGCACGGTGCACGGCCTGCTCGGCCCGAACGGCGCGGGCAAGACGACCGCCGTGCGGATCCTGTCCACCCTGATCCGGCTCGACGACGGCCACGCGACCGTGGCCGGACTCGACGTCGTGCGGCAAGCCAGGGAAGTCAGGGCGCGTATCGGGCTGACGGGCCAGTACGCAGCGGTCGACGAGGTGCTCACCGGACGGCAGAACCTCGAGATGTTCGGCAGGCTGTTCCATCTCGGCGGGCGCAGGGCCAAGCAGCGGGCCGACGAACTGCTGGAGCGTTTCGACCTCGTCGACGCCGCCGACCGCGGCGTCGGCAAGTACAGCGGCGGCATGCGCCGCAGGCTCGATCTGGCCGCCTCGATGATCCTGGCCCCGGACGTGCTGTTCCTGGACGAGCCGACCACCGGACTGGATCCGCGCAGCCGCGGCGAGGTGTGGGAGTCGGTGCGCGCGTTGGTCGCCGACGGCACCACCGTGCTGCTCACCACGCAATACCTCGAGGAGGCCGACCGGCTCGCCTCCCGGATCACGGTCATCGACCAGGGCCGCGCGATCGCCGACGACACCCCGGACGGTCTGAAGAACACCGTGGGCGGCGACCTGATCGAGGTGGTCGCCACGGAGGCGGCCGATCTGCCGCTGGTGGCCAAGGTGGTCGCCAGGGTCTGCACCGGCGAGCCCGACACCGACGACGCCGAGCGCCGGGTGTACGCGCCGGTGACCGACCGCGTCGCCGCGCTCACCGACGTGGCGCGCACGCTGCAGGACGAGGGCATCGCGGTCGAGGACATCGGCCTGCGCCGACCGAGCCTGGACGACGTGTTCCTGCAGCTGACCGGACACCGCACGACCGCCGAGGAGGCCGCCTGA
- a CDS encoding ABC transporter permease has protein sequence MTTIDLVRTRSRAYWALADCWNVVRRGLTHYQRQPVNIAWQLGFPILSVLLYGYVFGSAMTVPGGGDYRDFLMPGMFAMTMAFGFINTATLVVYDATKGVIDRFRSMPMAPSAVVSGRGVTDLIVACAELTILMITAYAIGWRPDGGILGAAASFALLLWLRFALIWVGVWLGLLVPNPEAAGGLFAVAFPLTMISSIFVAPQLMPSWLGHIAAWNPISSTVAATRELFGTPVGSGDSWIEQHAVLMAVVWPLVLTAIFLPLAVHRFQRLSR, from the coding sequence ATGACCACCATCGATCTCGTGCGGACCCGCTCCCGCGCGTACTGGGCGCTCGCCGACTGCTGGAATGTGGTGCGCCGCGGACTGACTCACTACCAGCGCCAGCCGGTGAACATCGCATGGCAGCTCGGCTTCCCGATCCTGTCGGTGCTGCTCTACGGCTACGTCTTCGGCAGCGCCATGACGGTGCCCGGCGGCGGCGACTACCGGGACTTCCTGATGCCCGGCATGTTCGCGATGACGATGGCGTTCGGCTTCATCAACACCGCGACACTCGTCGTCTACGACGCCACCAAGGGGGTCATCGACCGATTCCGCTCCATGCCGATGGCGCCTTCGGCGGTGGTCTCCGGGCGCGGCGTCACCGATCTGATCGTCGCCTGCGCCGAGCTGACCATCCTGATGATCACCGCCTACGCGATCGGCTGGCGGCCCGACGGTGGAATCCTCGGCGCGGCGGCCTCGTTCGCGCTGTTGCTGTGGCTGCGATTCGCGCTGATCTGGGTCGGCGTCTGGCTCGGTCTGTTGGTGCCGAACCCGGAGGCGGCGGGCGGGCTGTTCGCCGTCGCGTTCCCGTTGACGATGATCTCCAGCATCTTCGTCGCCCCGCAGCTGATGCCGAGCTGGCTCGGGCACATCGCGGCGTGGAATCCGATCTCCTCGACCGTGGCCGCCACCCGCGAACTGTTCGGAACACCGGTGGGCAGCGGTGATTCGTGGATCGAACAGCACGCGGTGCTGATGGCGGTGGTGTGGCCGCTGGTGCTGACGGCGATCTTCCTGCCGCTCGCGGTGCACCGCTTCCAGCGGTTGAGCCGCTGA
- a CDS encoding NUDIX hydrolase, with amino-acid sequence MTDARVETVIDTVAWVRIEDGRILCARPRGKDIFYIPGGKREGAETDLQTLVREIEEELTVALVPETVRHVGTYEAAVHGPVDGVTVRMSCYTADYRGTLTASSEIDEMAWFGYADRDSVPPVDQLLFDDLAAAGLLR; translated from the coding sequence GTGACGGACGCGCGGGTGGAGACGGTCATCGATACGGTCGCGTGGGTGCGGATCGAGGACGGTCGCATCCTCTGCGCGCGACCGCGCGGCAAGGACATCTTCTACATTCCCGGCGGCAAAAGGGAAGGCGCGGAGACGGATCTGCAGACGCTGGTGCGCGAGATCGAGGAGGAGCTCACCGTCGCGCTGGTGCCCGAAACCGTCCGGCACGTCGGCACTTACGAGGCGGCGGTGCACGGACCGGTCGACGGCGTGACCGTACGCATGAGCTGCTACACCGCCGACTATCGCGGCACGCTCACCGCCAGCAGCGAGATCGACGAGATGGCGTGGTTCGGTTACGCCGATCGCGATTCCGTGCCGCCGGTCGACCAGCTGCTCTTCGACGATCTCGCCGCGGCCGGCCTGCTGCGCTGA
- a CDS encoding winged helix-turn-helix transcriptional regulator translates to MRRTSFEDMNCSLAQCLEVVGEWWTLLIVRDALFGVTRFDDFRARLGIARNVLTQRLEHLVANGILEKVPYQENPPRYDYRLTPKGRSLWLVVTAMRQWGDEWAAPDGPPVESVHTTCGHRMTIEPVCSECGERVQGRELRPVYGPGARDKDLIPAALAQDAARSAPPR, encoded by the coding sequence ATGCGCAGGACGAGCTTCGAGGACATGAACTGCTCGCTGGCCCAGTGCCTGGAGGTGGTGGGCGAATGGTGGACGCTGCTGATCGTGCGCGACGCCCTGTTCGGCGTGACCCGCTTCGACGACTTCCGCGCCAGGCTCGGCATCGCGCGCAATGTGCTGACCCAGCGCCTGGAACACCTGGTGGCGAACGGGATCCTGGAAAAGGTTCCGTACCAGGAGAATCCCCCTCGGTACGACTACCGGCTCACGCCGAAGGGGCGTTCGCTGTGGCTGGTCGTCACCGCGATGCGGCAATGGGGCGACGAATGGGCCGCTCCGGACGGCCCGCCGGTGGAATCGGTGCACACCACGTGCGGCCATCGGATGACGATCGAACCGGTGTGCTCGGAATGCGGCGAGCGCGTCCAGGGGCGTGAACTGCGGCCGGTGTACGGTCCCGGCGCCCGCGACAAGGATCTGATCCCGGCCGCGCTGGCACAGGACGCGGCCCGCAGTGCGCCGCCGCGATAG
- a CDS encoding M56 family metallopeptidase — protein sequence MNVALCLMAYGSTVAVFGPPVLHRLTRRGVAPRLGVLAWLVAIAGALGAWVLAAGLLVVEFATYWRHPSEALRACYSVLSFPMHMHGWAAQLATFSLAAVLASGVAAVSLQAARVALRLRRRTFAHGRAVWMVGRELPEVGAVVLDSPEPQAYCVAGRPETIVVTSAALDALTREQLAAVLAHEHAHLRGRHAALTATLRAMATTLPGLRLLTEGSAEIGRLLEMCADDRAARVHGRETLLGGLLALVGASAPMPVGALGAAGTAVLARAERLVDPVRGVHRATNRTALLGVIAATVVGLFEIALGILFCSTMIN from the coding sequence GTGAACGTCGCCCTGTGCCTGATGGCCTACGGCAGCACCGTCGCGGTCTTCGGACCGCCGGTGCTGCACCGGCTCACCCGCCGCGGCGTCGCGCCGCGGCTGGGGGTGCTGGCCTGGTTGGTCGCCATCGCCGGGGCGCTCGGCGCCTGGGTGCTCGCGGCCGGCCTGCTGGTCGTCGAGTTCGCCACCTATTGGCGACATCCGAGCGAGGCGCTGCGCGCCTGCTATTCGGTGCTGTCCTTCCCGATGCACATGCACGGCTGGGCCGCCCAGCTCGCCACCTTCTCCCTGGCGGCAGTGCTCGCCTCCGGTGTCGCGGCCGTGTCGTTGCAGGCCGCGCGGGTCGCGCTGCGTCTGCGCCGCCGCACCTTCGCGCACGGGCGCGCCGTGTGGATGGTCGGCCGTGAGCTGCCCGAGGTCGGCGCGGTCGTCCTGGATTCGCCGGAACCGCAAGCCTATTGCGTCGCGGGACGGCCCGAGACCATCGTCGTCACCAGCGCGGCGCTGGACGCGCTGACCCGCGAACAGCTGGCCGCGGTGCTGGCCCACGAACACGCCCATCTGCGCGGCCGCCACGCCGCGCTCACCGCCACACTGCGCGCGATGGCGACCACCCTGCCCGGCCTGCGGCTGCTCACCGAGGGCAGCGCGGAGATCGGCAGGCTGCTCGAGATGTGCGCCGACGATCGCGCGGCCCGCGTCCACGGCCGCGAAACCCTGCTCGGCGGGCTGCTCGCCCTGGTCGGCGCGAGCGCCCCGATGCCGGTGGGCGCGCTCGGCGCGGCGGGGACCGCGGTGCTGGCCCGCGCCGAACGGCTCGTCGACCCGGTGCGCGGCGTGCACCGCGCCACCAACCGCACCGCACTGCTCGGCGTCATCGCGGCCACCGTCGTCGGGCTGTTCGAGATCGCACTCGGGATTCTGTTCTGCAGCACGATGATCAACTGA
- a CDS encoding alpha/beta hydrolase: MASSGPDKHEGTAVQRREVAFASGTDMCAAWLYTPPNSRGPRPMVIMGHGLGAVREMRLDAYAERFTAAGWSVLVFDYRHLGASGGAPRQLLDIGKQRADWHAALAFVRTLPEVDVDRIALWGSSFGGGHVLQVASEDTRVAAVVAQCPFTDGPASLRSRIRTGPLSVVALTVAGILDTVGSWFGAKPILLPMAGTSWMPAFVASPDALAGASALLPAGTRLSQRTSTLVKRLPSVRAQVSKNIELTEIDGEKEPVTGVGRDSIWGVLRGPDGEFDAANALAARLALRLPLDRPGRALARFGTPTLLCVCDNDAAAPAKTTKRHARGLVHVQIQNYPCDHFDIYVGEHFERAVRDQLDFLAKQFDNTAHNTQ; encoded by the coding sequence ATGGCGAGCAGCGGGCCGGATAAGCACGAGGGGACAGCGGTACAGCGGCGTGAGGTCGCCTTCGCGTCCGGGACGGACATGTGCGCAGCGTGGCTGTACACCCCGCCCAACTCGCGGGGACCGCGGCCCATGGTGATCATGGGGCACGGGCTCGGGGCGGTGCGGGAGATGCGCCTGGATGCCTACGCGGAACGGTTCACCGCAGCGGGCTGGTCGGTGCTGGTGTTCGACTACCGCCACCTCGGGGCCAGCGGCGGAGCGCCGCGCCAGCTCCTCGATATCGGCAAGCAACGCGCCGACTGGCATGCCGCCCTGGCCTTCGTACGCACACTGCCGGAGGTCGATGTCGACCGGATCGCGCTGTGGGGCAGCTCTTTCGGCGGCGGACATGTCCTTCAGGTCGCCTCCGAAGACACCCGAGTCGCGGCGGTCGTGGCCCAGTGCCCCTTCACCGACGGACCGGCGTCGTTGCGCTCGCGTATCCGGACCGGCCCGCTGAGCGTGGTAGCGCTGACAGTGGCAGGCATCCTCGACACGGTCGGTTCCTGGTTCGGCGCCAAGCCGATCCTGTTGCCGATGGCGGGTACGTCTTGGATGCCCGCGTTCGTGGCCTCACCCGACGCCCTCGCCGGTGCTTCGGCACTCCTACCTGCGGGGACCCGGCTCTCGCAGCGCACCAGCACGTTGGTGAAACGGCTGCCCTCGGTGCGGGCTCAGGTGTCGAAGAACATCGAGCTGACCGAGATCGACGGTGAGAAAGAACCCGTGACCGGTGTCGGTCGCGACAGCATATGGGGTGTATTGCGCGGCCCGGACGGTGAATTCGATGCCGCCAACGCCCTGGCCGCACGGCTGGCGCTGCGCCTTCCGCTCGATCGGCCTGGTCGCGCGCTAGCTCGCTTCGGCACTCCGACGCTGCTGTGTGTCTGCGACAACGACGCGGCCGCGCCCGCGAAGACCACGAAGCGTCATGCGCGGGGCCTGGTACACGTGCAGATCCAGAACTATCCCTGCGACCACTTCGACATCTACGTGGGCGAGCACTTCGAACGCGCCGTGCGGGACCAACTCGATTTCCTGGCAAAACAATTCGACAACACCGCACACAACACGCAGTAG
- a CDS encoding BlaI/MecI/CopY family transcriptional regulator — protein MRGFGDLEAVIMDRIWDRDAESTTVREIFEELSAERGIAYTTVMSTMDNLHRKGWLARERAGKAYRYWPTLTREEHSARLMLEALGSGGRSDLVLSHFVDRISAEESAGLRAALRRLTARRTPEAP, from the coding sequence GTGCGCGGATTCGGAGACCTGGAGGCGGTGATCATGGACCGCATCTGGGACAGAGACGCGGAGTCCACGACGGTACGGGAGATTTTCGAGGAACTCTCCGCCGAGCGTGGCATCGCGTACACCACGGTGATGTCCACCATGGACAATCTGCACCGCAAAGGGTGGCTGGCTCGGGAGCGGGCGGGCAAGGCCTACCGGTACTGGCCGACGCTGACCCGCGAGGAACACAGCGCCCGGCTGATGCTCGAGGCGCTCGGCTCCGGCGGTCGCTCCGATCTGGTGCTCAGCCATTTCGTGGACCGGATCAGCGCCGAGGAGTCGGCGGGACTGCGGGCGGCGCTGCGCAGACTGACCGCGCGACGCACCCCCGAGGCCCCGTGA
- a CDS encoding phosphotransferase, producing MGLRLLLRPLRLRPPTHPRWVGSVRGQAQVAGGLGEPSELFEHTWTIARWVEGEPADRASVTRDDSAETLAEFLAALHVQAPADAPANPMRGIPLAGFQEGIDSGFEVVADHATADSAREIWEKAVAAQGWHGAPLWLHGDLHPANVIVRDGMLAGVIDFGEMCAGDPATDLSAAWILLPAGAASRFFDAYGRADEATITRARGWAVLRALGLIRIGQAGRLGLPGGKPTWEPAGYATLERLLAAN from the coding sequence ATCGGCCTTCGACTCCTCCTTCGACCACTTCGACTTCGGCCTCCAACGCATCCTCGATGGGTTGGAAGTGTTCGTGGCCAAGCGCAAGTAGCCGGTGGTCTCGGCGAACCTTCGGAACTGTTCGAGCACACCTGGACGATCGCGCGCTGGGTCGAGGGTGAGCCGGCCGATCGCGCGTCGGTCACCCGCGACGATTCCGCCGAGACGCTCGCGGAATTCCTTGCGGCGCTGCATGTTCAGGCGCCCGCCGACGCGCCCGCCAACCCGATGCGCGGCATCCCTCTGGCGGGATTCCAGGAAGGGATCGACAGCGGATTCGAGGTCGTCGCCGACCATGCGACCGCCGACAGCGCGCGGGAGATCTGGGAGAAGGCCGTAGCAGCGCAAGGATGGCACGGCGCGCCGCTGTGGCTGCACGGTGACTTGCATCCGGCGAACGTGATCGTCAGGGACGGGATGCTCGCCGGCGTAATCGATTTCGGCGAGATGTGCGCGGGCGATCCCGCGACCGACCTTTCAGCCGCGTGGATCCTGTTGCCCGCCGGCGCTGCGAGCCGGTTCTTCGACGCCTATGGGCGGGCCGACGAAGCGACCATCACCCGGGCTCGTGGCTGGGCAGTCCTGCGCGCCCTGGGTCTGATCCGAATCGGACAGGCGGGGAGGCTTGGTTTGCCCGGGGGCAAACCGACCTGGGAGCCCGCAGGCTACGCCACGCTCGAGCGGCTACTTGCGGCGAACTGA
- a CDS encoding MFS transporter, with product MNTVVPETDRPAVDSRLVLGIVSVGVLLSSLDLFIVNVALPDMAREFGAELAGLSWVLNAYAIVFAALLVPAGRLGDRGSNRTTFLLGLAVFVLGSAACAAAWNVASLVTFRVLQAVGAAMLTPASLGLVLAATPPERRATAVRLWVAFGGLGAALGPVVGGLLVEIDWRWVFLVNVPIGLGALVAGLRRLPDPRGDGGALPDLFGAVALVGAIAALVLGLVKGEDWGWASPQVLGAFAAAVVFGVGFAVSSARHHSPIVDPDLLRAPNFALMAANSVLFQVAFAGMLLSVVLWAQNVWGWSALRTGLAIAPGPLVVPIVAVLAGRLIGRVGAGPVIAAGGVAFAAGMVWWARAIELAPDYPAGLLPGMIVSGLGVGLTLPTAFAAGTSGIPPQRFATGSAVLSMARQIGLAVGVAVLVAVLGSPGDPLATLDAFRRGWYVVAAVALAAGLVGLGARMPRPAVPEAAVLETARP from the coding sequence GTGAATACCGTTGTGCCCGAGACGGATCGGCCTGCGGTCGATTCGCGGCTCGTGCTCGGCATCGTGTCGGTCGGTGTCTTGCTGTCGAGCCTGGACCTGTTCATCGTCAATGTGGCGCTGCCGGACATGGCGCGCGAGTTCGGCGCCGAACTCGCGGGACTGTCCTGGGTGCTCAACGCCTACGCCATCGTGTTCGCGGCCCTGCTGGTGCCCGCGGGACGCCTGGGCGACCGCGGCAGCAATCGGACCACCTTCCTGCTCGGCTTGGCCGTGTTCGTGCTCGGTTCCGCGGCGTGCGCGGCCGCGTGGAATGTGGCCTCGCTGGTGACTTTTCGGGTGTTGCAGGCGGTGGGCGCGGCCATGCTCACGCCCGCGTCGCTGGGCCTGGTGCTCGCGGCGACACCGCCCGAGCGGCGGGCCACGGCGGTGCGCCTGTGGGTCGCGTTCGGCGGGCTCGGCGCGGCGCTCGGTCCGGTCGTCGGCGGGTTGCTCGTCGAAATAGATTGGCGCTGGGTATTTCTGGTGAACGTGCCGATCGGTCTCGGCGCCCTCGTCGCGGGTCTGCGCAGGCTGCCCGATCCGCGCGGTGACGGTGGCGCGCTGCCGGATCTGTTCGGCGCGGTCGCTCTGGTCGGTGCGATCGCCGCGCTTGTGCTCGGGCTGGTGAAGGGCGAGGACTGGGGATGGGCGTCGCCGCAGGTGCTCGGCGCGTTCGCCGCCGCGGTGGTGTTCGGTGTCGGATTCGCCGTCTCCTCGGCACGCCACCACAGTCCGATCGTCGACCCCGATTTGCTGCGGGCGCCGAATTTCGCACTGATGGCGGCCAATTCGGTGCTGTTCCAGGTGGCGTTCGCGGGCATGCTGCTGTCGGTGGTGCTGTGGGCGCAGAACGTATGGGGGTGGTCGGCGCTGCGCACCGGGCTCGCCATCGCGCCGGGGCCGCTGGTGGTGCCGATCGTCGCCGTCCTGGCGGGCAGGCTGATCGGGCGCGTCGGCGCTGGCCCCGTGATCGCCGCGGGCGGTGTGGCTTTCGCCGCGGGCATGGTGTGGTGGGCGCGCGCGATCGAACTCGCGCCGGACTATCCCGCGGGTCTGCTTCCCGGCATGATCGTCAGCGGTCTCGGAGTCGGCCTGACGCTGCCGACCGCGTTCGCGGCGGGCACCAGCGGCATACCGCCGCAACGGTTCGCCACCGGGTCGGCGGTGTTGAGCATGGCGCGCCAGATCGGTCTGGCCGTCGGCGTCGCGGTACTGGTCGCGGTCCTCGGCTCCCCCGGTGACCCGCTCGCCACTCTCGATGCCTTCCGCCGCGGGTGGTACGTCGTGGCCGCGGTGGCGCTCGCCGCGGGCCTCGTCGGGCTCGGTGCGAGGATGCCGCGTCCCGCCGTGCCGGAAGCAGCCGTGCTCGAAACAGCGCGGCCATAG
- a CDS encoding winged helix DNA-binding domain-containing protein — protein MRVTWDQVFAWRLARQHVARPSAASVPELVGRLCGVQAQVTSAAETAVALRSAAPEDGAVVAALANGTLIKTWTMRGTLHAMTPAGAAAVLPLIASARTWEKPSWQRTFGATPAEVAALTEAVGGILADAELTREELVEALLADRAFHKLGEELRSGWGALLKPLAWQGAICHGPARGNKVTFTSPARLVPDWPGLAEPEIAAPAAITAYLGAYGPATPEAFDAWLSRNSLRKTTVRGWFAELGDALTTVEVEGRTGYIRTEHADELAATEPTPSVHLLGPFDQYVLGPGTGDTELLPKAHRALVSKTAGWIAPLVVVDGRIAGTWELDGSELLVSMFDSAPLPKNLDEAAARVSRAAGLDAVTVRAA, from the coding sequence GTGCGCGTCACCTGGGATCAGGTTTTCGCCTGGCGGCTCGCCCGCCAACATGTCGCGCGGCCCAGCGCGGCGTCCGTGCCCGAGCTCGTCGGCCGCCTGTGCGGCGTGCAAGCGCAGGTCACCTCCGCCGCGGAAACGGCGGTCGCGCTGCGCAGCGCCGCACCCGAGGACGGCGCGGTGGTGGCCGCGCTGGCCAACGGCACGCTGATCAAGACCTGGACCATGCGCGGCACCCTGCACGCCATGACGCCCGCCGGGGCCGCCGCCGTGCTTCCCCTCATCGCGTCCGCCCGGACCTGGGAAAAGCCGTCGTGGCAGCGCACTTTCGGGGCGACACCGGCGGAGGTCGCCGCGCTGACCGAGGCGGTGGGCGGGATTCTGGCCGACGCCGAACTCACCCGCGAGGAGCTGGTCGAGGCGCTGCTCGCCGACCGGGCCTTCCACAAGCTGGGGGAGGAGCTGCGCTCGGGCTGGGGCGCGCTGCTCAAACCGCTGGCCTGGCAAGGCGCGATCTGCCACGGACCGGCGCGCGGCAACAAAGTCACCTTCACCAGTCCGGCGCGACTCGTTCCGGATTGGCCGGGGCTCGCCGAGCCCGAGATCGCCGCGCCCGCCGCCATCACCGCCTACCTCGGCGCCTACGGCCCCGCCACCCCGGAGGCCTTCGACGCCTGGCTCAGCCGCAACAGCCTGCGCAAGACCACCGTGCGCGGCTGGTTCGCCGAACTCGGCGACGCGCTGACGACGGTGGAAGTCGAGGGCCGTACGGGCTACATCCGCACCGAACACGCCGACGAACTCGCCGCCACCGAGCCGACCCCCTCGGTCCACCTGCTCGGTCCCTTCGACCAGTACGTCCTCGGCCCGGGCACCGGCGACACCGAACTGCTCCCCAAGGCCCACCGCGCACTCGTCAGCAAGACCGCGGGCTGGATCGCACCGCTCGTCGTCGTGGACGGCCGTATCGCGGGCACTTGGGAACTCGACGGATCCGAACTGCTCGTCAGCATGTTCGACAGCGCACCGCTCCCGAAGAACCTCGACGAGGCCGCCGCCCGCGTTTCCCGCGCGGCCGGTCTGGACGCGGTAACCGTGCGGGCGGCCTGA
- a CDS encoding TetR/AcrR family transcriptional regulator codes for MPRNRRPRDREEKRAEIVAAARRLFVEEGYDAASMARIARDAGVVSNTLYWYFQDKDAVLIAVLDAVLADSMASYSEVLDSGLADRLLWLVEELEQLGRLVSTVHARAKESAAVDEWHEQFHALAEGLFRAELIELGVPAHEVDPLVTIGVFVVEGLLTHPTEQAQRRAVIETLLNSARGLAAAAG; via the coding sequence ATGCCTCGGAACAGACGGCCACGTGATCGTGAAGAGAAGCGTGCGGAGATTGTGGCCGCTGCTCGGCGGTTGTTCGTCGAGGAAGGCTACGACGCGGCATCGATGGCGCGGATCGCCCGCGACGCCGGAGTGGTGTCGAACACGCTGTACTGGTACTTCCAGGACAAGGACGCGGTATTGATCGCGGTCCTGGACGCGGTCCTGGCCGACTCGATGGCCTCCTACAGTGAAGTGCTGGACTCGGGGCTGGCTGATCGGCTGTTGTGGCTGGTCGAGGAATTGGAGCAACTGGGCCGGTTGGTGAGCACGGTCCACGCACGAGCGAAAGAGTCCGCGGCCGTCGATGAATGGCACGAGCAGTTTCACGCGCTGGCCGAGGGATTGTTCCGGGCAGAGCTGATCGAGCTCGGCGTGCCCGCGCACGAAGTGGATCCGCTGGTCACGATCGGCGTTTTCGTTGTCGAGGGCTTGCTGACGCATCCGACGGAGCAGGCCCAGCGGCGCGCGGTGATCGAGACGTTGCTGAACAGCGCTCGTGGTCTTGCCGCAGCCGCCGGCTGA
- a CDS encoding acyl-CoA thioesterase, which yields MKQLTYRPLAEEFALGATGPGAWQARVDRTWRGWTGPHGGVIAALLVDVARRAADEELPVRAVDLRFLGRPVDGAFAFSATARPLGRGTAIVDVVARQESGEVAAASITLGRTAPSSVPDRTERPAPEVAAADACAAFRLPPEIVPVGAHFDIRPAAGPLPLTGAVQAWMCAWIALNPPMITDAATLAILADALPPGIFPTLSAPIAVPTVAFSMHLHTDFTAPAGQPVLVRAANTGTGGGWSVDDVDIWDAAGRLLVSARQTRRVLG from the coding sequence ATGAAGCAACTCACTTACCGCCCGCTGGCCGAGGAGTTCGCACTCGGCGCGACCGGCCCCGGCGCCTGGCAGGCTCGGGTGGATCGAACATGGCGTGGCTGGACCGGCCCGCACGGCGGCGTGATCGCCGCGCTGCTGGTGGATGTGGCCCGGCGCGCAGCGGACGAGGAGCTCCCGGTGCGCGCCGTCGATCTCCGTTTCCTCGGCAGGCCCGTCGACGGCGCGTTCGCCTTCTCGGCCACCGCGCGGCCGCTCGGGCGCGGCACCGCGATCGTCGACGTGGTCGCGCGTCAGGAATCGGGCGAGGTCGCCGCCGCCTCGATCACGCTCGGCCGCACCGCGCCGAGCTCGGTACCGGACCGCACCGAACGTCCCGCCCCCGAGGTCGCCGCGGCCGACGCCTGCGCCGCGTTCCGGCTGCCGCCCGAAATCGTCCCGGTCGGAGCGCATTTCGACATTCGGCCCGCCGCGGGCCCGCTGCCGTTGACCGGCGCCGTGCAGGCGTGGATGTGCGCGTGGATCGCGCTGAACCCACCGATGATCACAGACGCGGCCACGCTGGCGATCCTGGCCGACGCGCTGCCGCCCGGCATCTTCCCGACGCTGTCCGCTCCGATCGCCGTCCCGACGGTCGCCTTCTCGATGCACCTGCACACCGACTTCACCGCGCCCGCGGGGCAGCCGGTGCTGGTGCGCGCCGCGAACACCGGCACCGGCGGCGGCTGGTCGGTGGACGACGTCGACATCTGGGACGCGGCCGGGCGGTTGCTGGTCTCGGCCAGGCAAACCCGCCGAGTTCTCGGCTGA
- a CDS encoding TetR/AcrR family transcriptional regulator has protein sequence MTTTETSGSGDLARTLDLLWDTGHRPSRGPKPTLTLDRIVEAAIRVADAEGLAAVTMRRVATELGTGTMSLYRYLPGKAELLDLMLDRVQQPPETAVPPDGWRAMLRQYAYEMLEMYRRHPWLLQVNQTRPVLGPGALAGMEHLVGGIKPMGLADPELISVLVMISGYVWGVARTQLFAEEAERTTGMTDAEFWEAQSPALEKAMATGNYPVMASLSESAFDSSFDHFDFGLQRILDGLEVFVAKRK, from the coding sequence ATGACGACCACCGAGACCAGCGGCAGCGGCGACCTCGCGCGCACACTCGACCTGCTCTGGGACACCGGCCACCGGCCGAGTCGCGGGCCCAAACCCACGCTGACACTGGATCGGATCGTCGAGGCCGCGATACGCGTGGCCGATGCGGAAGGCCTGGCCGCGGTCACCATGCGGCGGGTCGCCACCGAATTGGGCACCGGCACGATGTCGCTGTATCGGTACTTGCCGGGCAAGGCCGAGCTGCTCGACCTGATGCTCGACCGGGTGCAGCAACCGCCGGAGACGGCCGTCCCGCCCGACGGCTGGCGCGCGATGTTGCGGCAGTACGCGTACGAGATGCTCGAGATGTACCGCCGCCATCCCTGGCTGCTCCAGGTCAACCAGACTCGACCGGTCCTCGGCCCCGGCGCCCTCGCGGGCATGGAACACCTCGTCGGCGGGATCAAACCGATGGGCCTCGCCGACCCCGAACTGATCTCGGTCCTGGTGATGATCTCGGGCTACGTCTGGGGCGTCGCCCGCACCCAACTGTTCGCCGAGGAGGCCGAACGCACCACGGGCATGACCGACGCCGAGTTCTGGGAAGCCCAGTCCCCCGCCCTCGAGAAGGCCATGGCCACCGGCAACTACCCCGTCATGGCCTCGCTCTCCGAATCGGCCTTCGACTCCTCCTTCGACCACTTCGACTTCGGCCTCCAACGCATCCTCGATGGGTTGGAAGTGTTCGTGGCCAAGCGCAAGTAG